In Marinicauda algicola, one DNA window encodes the following:
- a CDS encoding DUF7220 family protein — MMQSRRMSLIEALSNVAIGYGVAVLTQITVFPLFDLQVSLCDNLLIGALFTLVSVPRSYAVRRMFERMRSWTA, encoded by the coding sequence ATGATGCAGTCGCGCCGAATGTCCCTGATCGAGGCGTTGAGCAATGTCGCGATCGGTTACGGCGTGGCCGTGCTGACCCAGATCACGGTCTTCCCGCTGTTCGATCTGCAGGTGTCCCTGTGTGACAATCTGTTGATCGGCGCTCTGTTCACGCTGGTATCCGTGCCGCGCAGCTATGCCGTGCGGCGCATGTTCGAGAGGATGCGCTCTTGGACTGCATAA
- a CDS encoding DUF3489 domain-containing protein: protein MTKLSDTQTIVLSAAAQRANMLALPLPKNLKGGAAQKVIASLIKQGLLEEIDADTRIGEHIWRETGDGHGVTLAITEHGLAAIGIEPEASRDAAEPTQSDHAAVKTPTKPNAREGSKQAQLIAMLQGADGATVAEIAAAFGWQPHTVRGAIAGALKKKLGLDVTSEKVDGRGRVYRLSREG, encoded by the coding sequence ATGACCAAACTCTCCGACACACAGACGATCGTCCTCAGCGCCGCCGCGCAGCGCGCGAACATGCTGGCGCTACCGCTCCCGAAGAACCTCAAGGGCGGCGCCGCGCAGAAGGTGATCGCTTCGCTCATCAAGCAGGGCCTGCTCGAAGAGATCGATGCCGACACGCGTATCGGCGAACACATCTGGCGCGAGACCGGCGACGGCCACGGCGTCACACTCGCGATAACCGAGCACGGGCTCGCCGCCATCGGCATCGAGCCGGAGGCCTCGCGCGACGCTGCGGAGCCGACGCAAAGCGATCACGCTGCCGTCAAGACGCCAACGAAGCCAAATGCCCGCGAAGGCAGCAAGCAGGCCCAGCTGATCGCCATGCTGCAGGGCGCCGACGGAGCAACCGTCGCCGAGATCGCCGCCGCATTCGGGTGGCAGCCGCACACCGTGCGTGGCGCCATCGCCGGGGCGCTCAAGAAGAAGCTCGGGCTCGATGTGACCTCCGAGAAGGTCGACGGACGCGGTCGGGTCTACCGCCTCAGCCGGGAGGGCTGA
- a CDS encoding terminase small subunit, Nu1: MATNTQPIAVIARLLDLTERRVQQLARDGIIPASVRNGPERGRYDLVGTVRGYVRYLRELATRSQTGAADFGVERARLIKAKADLAEMDAAVRRGDLLPAAQVEEAWIAVLARLRARLLVLPDRLAPLVHEESTIAGTRAQIRDAITEALAELASLPAIAVDAEGAGAAGAGDAQGADDPGAAADPNDQ; encoded by the coding sequence ATGGCGACCAATACCCAACCGATCGCGGTCATCGCTCGGCTCCTGGACCTGACCGAAAGGCGGGTCCAGCAGCTGGCGCGCGACGGGATCATCCCGGCGTCGGTCCGCAACGGCCCCGAGCGCGGGCGCTACGATCTCGTCGGCACGGTGCGCGGCTATGTGCGCTACCTGCGCGAGCTGGCGACGCGGTCGCAGACGGGCGCCGCCGATTTCGGTGTCGAGCGCGCCCGGCTGATCAAGGCCAAGGCCGATCTCGCCGAAATGGACGCAGCTGTCCGGCGCGGCGACCTCTTGCCGGCCGCTCAGGTCGAGGAGGCGTGGATCGCCGTGCTGGCCCGCCTGCGCGCGCGTCTGCTGGTCCTGCCCGACAGGCTGGCGCCGCTGGTCCATGAGGAGTCCACCATTGCCGGCACGCGCGCGCAGATCCGCGACGCGATCACCGAAGCGCTCGCGGAACTCGCCAGCCTCCCGGCCATCGCCGTTGATGCTGAAGGGGCCGGCGCGGCTGGCGCAGGCGACGCGCAAGGCGCTGACGATCCTGGCGCCGCCGCCGACCCTAACGATCAGTGA
- a CDS encoding phage terminase large subunit family protein yields MLKGPARLAQATRKALTILAPPPTLTISEWADGKRRLSSEASAEPGRWRTERAIYQRGIMDAISDPAVESVVVMSSSQTGKTEVLLNTVAFHIDQDPAPVMVVMPTERDAETWSKDRFSPMARDTPCLHGRISDPKSRDGSNKILHKKFPGGHLTIVGANAPSGLASRPIRILLCDEVDRYPFSAGAEGDPVNLAKKRTVTFWNRKIVLVSTPTIRGASRIETAYAESDRRRFFVPCPECGEHQTLVWEQVRWDREADGAHRPETARYQCRQCGAHWSDAERWAAVRRGEWRAEAPFDGIAGFHLNEVYSSWVRLEAMVRTFLSAKDHGDEAMKTFVNTSLGETWVETGEAPDWQRLYDRRESWPAGTVPMGGLFLTAGADVQKDRIEVDVWAWGRGLESWLVDHIVIEGGPEHAAAWSALDGLLGRNWPHASGVAMGLSRLAIDTGFEAPSVYGWARRAGFAQVAPVKGVEGFNRASPVSGPTYVDATAGGKRLRRGARLWSVAVSTFKAETYRYLRLERPTDEERAGGARFPAGTIHLPAWADSEWCKQFVAEQLVTVKTRRGFQRLEWQKLRERNEALDCRVYARAAAWIAGADRWGEEKWRDLERQVGSFDPSNTAAPETTDSHPGAPEIASAGLVRRAPARRGRRVFTPSYLS; encoded by the coding sequence ATGCTGAAGGGGCCGGCGCGGCTGGCGCAGGCGACGCGCAAGGCGCTGACGATCCTGGCGCCGCCGCCGACCCTAACGATCAGTGAGTGGGCCGACGGCAAGCGCCGCCTGAGTTCCGAAGCCAGCGCCGAGCCCGGCCGCTGGCGCACGGAGCGGGCCATCTACCAGCGCGGCATCATGGACGCGATCTCCGATCCGGCGGTCGAAAGCGTCGTCGTGATGTCGTCGAGCCAGACCGGCAAGACGGAGGTGCTGCTCAATACCGTTGCATTCCACATCGACCAGGACCCGGCGCCGGTGATGGTGGTGATGCCGACGGAACGCGATGCGGAGACCTGGTCGAAGGACCGTTTCTCGCCGATGGCGCGCGATACGCCCTGTCTGCATGGGCGCATCTCGGATCCGAAGTCGCGGGACGGGTCGAACAAGATCCTGCACAAGAAGTTTCCCGGCGGGCATCTGACCATCGTCGGCGCGAATGCGCCGTCGGGCTTGGCCAGCCGGCCGATCCGCATCCTCCTGTGCGACGAGGTCGACCGCTATCCGTTCAGCGCCGGCGCCGAGGGCGATCCGGTCAATCTGGCGAAGAAGCGCACCGTCACCTTCTGGAACCGCAAGATCGTGCTGGTCTCGACGCCGACCATCCGTGGCGCGAGCCGGATCGAGACCGCCTATGCCGAAAGCGACAGGCGCCGCTTCTTCGTGCCGTGCCCGGAATGCGGCGAGCATCAGACGCTGGTCTGGGAGCAGGTTCGCTGGGATCGCGAAGCGGACGGCGCCCACCGGCCGGAGACCGCGCGCTACCAATGCCGCCAGTGCGGCGCGCATTGGAGCGACGCCGAACGCTGGGCGGCCGTGCGCAGGGGCGAATGGCGGGCCGAGGCCCCGTTCGACGGCATCGCCGGCTTTCACCTGAACGAGGTCTACTCCTCCTGGGTCCGCCTGGAAGCCATGGTGCGCACCTTTCTGTCAGCGAAGGATCACGGCGACGAGGCGATGAAGACCTTCGTCAACACCTCGCTGGGCGAAACGTGGGTCGAGACGGGCGAAGCGCCGGACTGGCAGCGGCTCTACGATCGCAGGGAGAGCTGGCCGGCCGGCACGGTACCGATGGGCGGCTTGTTCCTCACGGCCGGCGCCGACGTCCAGAAGGATCGCATCGAGGTCGACGTCTGGGCCTGGGGGCGCGGGCTGGAGAGCTGGCTCGTCGACCACATTGTCATCGAGGGCGGCCCCGAACATGCCGCCGCATGGTCCGCGCTGGACGGTCTCTTGGGCCGCAACTGGCCGCACGCCTCTGGGGTGGCGATGGGCCTGTCGCGCCTCGCGATTGACACCGGTTTCGAGGCGCCGTCGGTCTATGGCTGGGCCCGGCGCGCCGGCTTCGCGCAAGTGGCGCCGGTCAAGGGTGTCGAGGGTTTCAATCGGGCGAGCCCGGTCTCCGGCCCGACTTATGTCGATGCGACTGCCGGCGGCAAGCGACTGCGGCGCGGCGCGCGTCTGTGGTCGGTCGCGGTGTCGACTTTCAAGGCCGAGACCTATCGCTACCTCCGGCTCGAACGGCCGACCGACGAGGAGCGTGCCGGAGGCGCGCGCTTCCCCGCAGGTACCATCCACTTGCCAGCTTGGGCCGACAGCGAGTGGTGCAAGCAGTTCGTCGCCGAGCAGCTGGTGACGGTGAAGACCAGGCGCGGATTTCAGCGGCTCGAATGGCAGAAGCTGCGCGAACGCAACGAGGCGCTGGATTGCCGGGTCTACGCCCGAGCCGCCGCCTGGATCGCCGGCGCCGACCGCTGGGGCGAGGAGAAATGGCGCGATCTCGAACGCCAGGTCGGCTCGTTCGATCCGAGCAACACAGCGGCGCCAGAGACCACGGATTCTCACCCCGGCGCGCCAGAGATCGCCTCCGCGGGTCTGGTGCGACGAGCGCCAGCCCGGCGCGGCCGACGGGTGTTCACGCCCAGCTATCTGAGTTGA
- a CDS encoding phage head-tail joining protein produces the protein MTLEDMIARRDALLAARWRGVRTVEVEGRRITYASDAEMAAALGDLERRIAEEQTGARRRIVRTTASKGL, from the coding sequence ATGACGCTTGAGGACATGATCGCGCGCCGCGATGCGCTGCTCGCAGCCCGATGGCGCGGCGTGCGCACCGTCGAGGTCGAGGGGCGCCGCATCACCTATGCGAGCGATGCCGAAATGGCGGCCGCCCTCGGCGACCTCGAACGGCGGATCGCCGAGGAGCAAACCGGCGCGCGCCGTCGCATCGTTCGCACGACGGCAAGCAAGGGGCTCTGA
- a CDS encoding phage portal protein: MLESITRWRRRIGALVGGFEAGQGSRRLRHFQPSRAHLNTLIAAAGADITARARWLVRNNGYAANAIESWAGNVVGDGIKPSSLIADADLKARVQRLWLDWTDDSDAEGFTDFYGQQRRAAREVFIAGEVFFRFRPRRPEDGLMVPLQLQMIPSEMLPLTRNEPLPGGNVIRQGIEFDRIGRRVAYHFLRRHPGDITDPGLVGETVRVPASEIIHVIDPVDAGQLRGISRFAPGIVKLFLLDQYDDAELDRKKVAAMHALFITTPAPAEPFDIAESDEAGERTMDLQPGQIVMLEPGEEVQTSAPADVGQTYEPFQYRTLLQVSAALGIPYAYLSNDMLKANYSNSRLALLEFRRRIEAYQHSVMVWQVCRRVWARWMDTAVMAGALDLPDYEARRRDYIACSWLPPKWDWVDPLKDARAEIEQIEAGLKSRTQALAERGYDADQVDAEIAADRARERQFGLSFGSATGVIADPSDGDPTQEGPHS; encoded by the coding sequence GTGCTGGAATCGATCACACGGTGGCGCCGCCGCATCGGCGCACTGGTGGGCGGCTTTGAAGCGGGACAGGGAAGCCGAAGACTGCGGCACTTCCAGCCGAGCCGGGCGCATCTCAACACGCTGATCGCGGCCGCCGGCGCCGACATCACCGCGCGCGCCCGCTGGCTCGTGCGCAACAACGGCTATGCGGCGAATGCGATCGAGAGCTGGGCCGGCAATGTCGTCGGCGATGGGATCAAGCCGTCGTCGCTGATCGCCGATGCCGATCTCAAGGCGCGCGTCCAGCGGCTCTGGCTCGACTGGACCGACGACAGCGACGCGGAGGGGTTCACCGACTTCTATGGCCAGCAGCGACGCGCCGCGCGCGAGGTGTTCATCGCCGGCGAGGTGTTCTTTCGCTTCCGTCCGCGCCGGCCCGAGGACGGGCTCATGGTGCCGCTGCAGCTGCAGATGATCCCGTCGGAGATGCTGCCGCTCACGCGCAATGAGCCGCTTCCCGGCGGCAACGTCATCCGCCAGGGCATCGAGTTCGATCGGATCGGTCGGCGCGTCGCCTACCATTTTCTCCGCCGCCATCCGGGCGACATCACCGACCCAGGGCTGGTAGGCGAGACGGTGCGGGTGCCGGCGTCCGAGATCATCCACGTCATTGATCCGGTCGATGCGGGGCAGTTGCGCGGGATCTCCCGCTTCGCGCCGGGCATCGTGAAGCTGTTCCTGCTCGATCAGTACGATGATGCGGAGCTCGACCGGAAGAAGGTCGCGGCGATGCACGCGCTCTTCATCACCACGCCGGCGCCGGCGGAGCCGTTCGATATCGCCGAGAGCGACGAGGCGGGCGAGCGCACCATGGACCTGCAGCCCGGCCAGATCGTCATGCTGGAGCCTGGCGAGGAGGTGCAGACCTCGGCGCCTGCCGATGTCGGCCAGACCTACGAACCGTTCCAATACCGCACGCTGCTGCAGGTCTCGGCGGCGCTCGGCATTCCGTATGCGTATCTGTCGAACGACATGCTGAAGGCGAACTACTCGAACTCGCGGCTCGCGCTCCTCGAGTTTCGCCGCCGCATCGAGGCCTACCAGCACTCGGTCATGGTCTGGCAGGTCTGTCGGCGCGTCTGGGCGCGCTGGATGGATACGGCGGTCATGGCGGGCGCTCTCGACCTTCCCGATTACGAGGCGCGCCGCCGCGACTACATCGCATGCTCGTGGCTGCCGCCGAAATGGGACTGGGTCGATCCGCTGAAGGACGCCCGCGCCGAGATCGAACAGATCGAGGCGGGGCTGAAGAGCCGGACGCAGGCGCTCGCCGAGCGCGGCTATGACGCCGATCAGGTCGATGCGGAGATTGCTGCGGACCGTGCGCGAGAGCGTCAGTTTGGCCTCTCCTTCGGCAGCGCCACGGGCGTGATCGCAGATCCGTCGGACGGTGATCCGACTCAAGAGGGGCCACACTCATGA
- a CDS encoding MerR family transcriptional regulator: MTERTFTIAEVCAAARISPARLHQWIERGQFKPIRGTRSGVARDFTLRDAIHLAAITRLQTAGLPISRAVELIGASPYQTAGQEIVCARKADVEVAIDLIAITRDVRSCLRA; encoded by the coding sequence ATGACGGAACGCACTTTCACAATTGCCGAGGTCTGTGCTGCGGCAAGAATCAGTCCGGCGCGCCTGCATCAGTGGATCGAGCGAGGCCAGTTCAAGCCGATCCGAGGAACACGATCCGGCGTGGCTCGCGATTTCACGCTGCGCGATGCCATCCACCTGGCCGCGATCACGCGCTTGCAGACAGCCGGCCTGCCGATATCGCGAGCGGTCGAGCTGATCGGCGCGTCCCCGTATCAGACCGCAGGACAAGAGATTGTCTGCGCCCGGAAGGCAGATGTCGAGGTTGCGATCGATCTTATCGCCATCACCCGTGATGTTCGCTCCTGTTTGCGCGCCTGA
- a CDS encoding S49 family peptidase → MTASHSLLTRLGGRPLAIAPRALDGLLAADLSIDVRSAIMPVIRDADPARGFTVTDSGIAVVPVLGPLVSRGDWLSALFGASDYGAIGGAVAAAFAEPSARAVLLELDSPGGEVGGLFDLVDRLAAMRDEASKPLWAVAHEGALSAGFAIASVADRLFVTRTAEVGSVGVVAIHVDESAADAMAGLKWTLIHAGQKKVDGNPHEPLSPGAFADIQADVDALHDELVALISRNRNMSPDAVRATQAAIYRGQRGIDIGFADRLGNVDQALADLAAALDRPVRNRGLASAMAGAQRRPPAVQPPRSKLDMTTDTDTEAANEDAANIDTGALDAEHAEAEAEDNQTPASAPAAPVSAPGSPVPPADAAVERLRAEYVEIAAIAAQAGRLGVAIDAADAMAKGISPEALRRSVLDALSQRAEASAVVAAAPQALSPGDSPIVRRARERAASANRNA, encoded by the coding sequence ATGACCGCATCTCACTCGCTGCTCACCCGGCTCGGCGGCCGGCCCTTGGCGATTGCGCCGCGCGCGCTCGACGGGCTGCTCGCCGCCGATCTGTCCATCGATGTGCGATCTGCGATCATGCCGGTCATCCGCGACGCCGATCCGGCGCGCGGCTTCACGGTGACCGACAGCGGCATCGCCGTGGTGCCGGTGCTCGGGCCTCTGGTGAGCCGGGGCGACTGGCTGTCGGCGCTCTTCGGCGCCAGCGACTATGGTGCGATCGGCGGCGCCGTCGCGGCGGCCTTCGCGGAGCCCTCGGCCCGCGCCGTGCTGCTTGAGCTGGACTCGCCCGGCGGCGAGGTCGGCGGGCTGTTCGATCTGGTCGACCGTCTCGCCGCCATGCGCGACGAAGCAAGCAAGCCGCTCTGGGCGGTGGCGCACGAGGGCGCGCTGTCGGCCGGCTTCGCCATCGCGAGCGTCGCGGACCGGCTCTTTGTGACCCGCACCGCGGAGGTCGGCTCGGTCGGCGTCGTAGCGATCCATGTCGACGAGAGCGCCGCCGACGCGATGGCCGGCCTCAAGTGGACGCTCATCCACGCCGGCCAAAAGAAGGTCGACGGCAATCCGCACGAGCCGCTGTCGCCAGGCGCCTTCGCCGACATCCAGGCCGATGTCGATGCGCTCCATGACGAGCTCGTCGCGCTCATTTCGCGCAACCGGAACATGAGCCCGGACGCGGTGCGCGCGACGCAAGCCGCCATCTATCGCGGCCAGCGCGGGATCGACATCGGTTTCGCGGACCGCCTGGGCAACGTGGACCAGGCACTCGCCGACCTCGCCGCGGCGCTGGATCGGCCCGTCCGAAACCGGGGTCTCGCCTCGGCGATGGCGGGCGCCCAGCGGCGCCCCCCTGCCGTTCAACCTCCAAGGAGCAAGCTCGACATGACCACCGATACCGATACAGAAGCGGCCAACGAGGACGCCGCCAACATCGACACGGGTGCGCTCGACGCCGAACATGCCGAAGCCGAAGCAGAGGACAACCAGACGCCGGCCTCGGCCCCGGCGGCTCCCGTCTCCGCGCCGGGTTCCCCTGTGCCGCCGGCCGACGCCGCAGTCGAGCGGCTGCGCGCCGAGTACGTCGAGATCGCCGCCATCGCGGCGCAGGCCGGCCGTCTCGGCGTCGCCATCGATGCGGCGGACGCCATGGCCAAGGGGATCAGCCCGGAGGCGCTGCGTCGCTCGGTGCTCGATGCCCTCAGCCAGCGCGCCGAAGCGAGCGCCGTGGTCGCCGCGGCGCCACAGGCGCTTAGCCCTGGCGACAGCCCCATCGTCCGCCGCGCCCGTGAACGCGCCGCATCCGCCAACCGCAACGCATGA
- a CDS encoding head decoration protein: MPVLTMPPTLGDLLKYELNASYSRETVTLKAGTSYALGSVLGKITASGKYRLSPDAEVVGDEGAEVATAVLIEAVDATAGDRTGLVVARGPAIVSKAALVFDASVDDAAKTAAKHAELSAAGIVPRDTA, from the coding sequence ATGCCTGTGCTGACCATGCCGCCCACGCTGGGCGATCTACTCAAGTACGAGCTCAATGCGAGCTACTCCCGCGAGACCGTCACGCTCAAGGCGGGAACGAGCTACGCGCTCGGCTCCGTGCTCGGAAAGATCACCGCCTCGGGCAAGTACCGCCTGTCGCCGGACGCCGAGGTCGTCGGAGATGAGGGTGCGGAGGTCGCGACGGCCGTTCTGATCGAAGCGGTCGACGCCACGGCCGGCGACAGGACCGGACTCGTGGTCGCCCGCGGGCCCGCGATCGTGTCCAAGGCGGCGCTCGTCTTCGACGCCTCCGTCGATGACGCGGCCAAGACGGCCGCCAAGCACGCCGAGCTCAGCGCCGCCGGCATCGTGCCGCGCGACACCGCCTGA
- a CDS encoding major capsid protein, translating to MVAMINPFDAGGYSLAEMTQAINILPNVYTRLGQMGLFRFEGVTQRSVVIEQAEGVLNLLPTVPLGGPATVANRDTRSMRSFTVPWIPHDDVITPQDIQGVRGFGVADAADPLATVMERKLTRMRVKHAQTREYMEVNALRGIVKDGAGATLYNYFTEFGLTQLETDFVLGTAGTNVQAKVREVLRKVETELKGETMTGVLALVSPEFFDKLIGHAKVEEAYKYYSSTGAQPLREDTRRRFPFAGIVFEEYNATVTLSTGATETLILAGEGIAFPLGTLDTFVTYGAPANLIETVNTVGLPIYARQIARPDGSAIEVKTEASILPVNKRPRLAVRIFSSN from the coding sequence ATGGTCGCCATGATCAACCCGTTCGACGCGGGCGGCTACTCGCTCGCCGAGATGACCCAGGCCATCAACATCCTGCCCAACGTCTACACCCGGCTCGGGCAGATGGGCCTGTTCCGCTTCGAGGGCGTCACCCAGCGCTCCGTCGTCATCGAGCAGGCAGAGGGCGTCCTCAACCTGCTGCCCACCGTGCCGCTCGGCGGTCCCGCCACCGTCGCCAATCGCGACACGCGCTCCATGCGCTCCTTCACGGTGCCGTGGATCCCGCACGACGACGTGATCACGCCCCAGGACATTCAGGGCGTGCGCGGCTTCGGCGTCGCCGACGCCGCGGACCCGCTCGCCACCGTCATGGAGCGAAAGCTCACCCGCATGCGGGTCAAGCACGCCCAGACCCGCGAGTATATGGAGGTCAACGCGCTCCGCGGCATCGTCAAGGACGGCGCCGGCGCCACGCTCTACAACTACTTCACCGAGTTCGGCCTCACGCAGCTCGAAACGGACTTCGTGCTCGGCACCGCCGGCACCAACGTCCAAGCCAAGGTGCGCGAGGTGCTGCGCAAGGTGGAGACCGAGCTCAAGGGCGAGACCATGACCGGCGTGCTGGCGCTCGTCAGCCCTGAGTTCTTCGACAAGCTGATCGGCCACGCCAAGGTCGAAGAGGCCTACAAGTACTATTCCTCGACCGGGGCGCAGCCGCTGCGCGAGGACACCCGCCGGCGCTTTCCCTTCGCCGGCATCGTCTTCGAGGAGTACAACGCCACCGTGACGCTTTCGACCGGGGCGACCGAGACCCTGATCCTGGCCGGCGAGGGAATCGCCTTCCCGCTCGGCACCCTCGACACCTTCGTCACCTACGGCGCGCCCGCCAACCTGATCGAGACGGTCAACACGGTTGGACTTCCGATCTACGCGCGGCAGATTGCCCGACCCGACGGCAGCGCCATCGAGGTCAAGACCGAGGCTTCGATCCTGCCGGTCAACAAGCGTCCGCGGCTCGCGGTGCGCATCTTCTCCAGCAACTGA
- a CDS encoding head-tail joining protein: MSVFAEAIDDLFADPNLARDAVWRPGGTGAPVPVRIVLRQPDGIGSFGETRLLAAATVIEVRTVEVLELAEDDVFEIGGETFVVQGEPVRDGERLVWTAELRQA, from the coding sequence ATGAGCGTCTTTGCGGAGGCGATCGACGACCTCTTCGCCGATCCCAATCTTGCGCGGGATGCTGTCTGGCGGCCGGGCGGCACGGGCGCGCCCGTGCCGGTGCGGATCGTCCTGCGCCAGCCGGACGGCATCGGCAGCTTCGGCGAGACGCGCCTGCTCGCCGCCGCCACCGTGATCGAGGTGCGCACGGTCGAGGTGCTGGAGCTCGCTGAGGACGACGTCTTCGAGATCGGCGGCGAGACCTTCGTGGTGCAGGGCGAGCCGGTGCGCGACGGCGAAAGGCTCGTCTGGACGGCGGAGCTGAGGCAAGCATGA
- a CDS encoding DUF6441 family protein, translating into MKLSAEIIGDLGRIMAEEIKAAERAATAGVREAVDGLKNELRAQVTSAGLGARLARTWRAEIFPKGRNSIRAAGLVWSKAPGIIRIYEDGATIRSKNGFFLAIPTAAAGRYGDGGRKITPGGWERRTGQRLRFVYRRHAPSLLVADNMRARTGKRGGFARASAAALRSGRGLVTVPIFILAPQVTFRKRLDVAGAALRWQERLPGLVVRSWFSGDGGSR; encoded by the coding sequence ATGAAGCTGTCGGCTGAGATCATCGGCGACCTCGGCCGCATCATGGCGGAGGAGATCAAGGCCGCCGAGCGAGCCGCAACAGCCGGTGTTCGGGAGGCGGTCGACGGGCTCAAGAACGAGCTGAGAGCGCAGGTCACGAGCGCCGGACTCGGTGCCCGGCTCGCGCGGACGTGGCGCGCCGAGATCTTCCCCAAGGGGCGGAACAGCATCCGGGCGGCGGGTCTCGTCTGGTCCAAGGCGCCGGGCATCATCCGCATCTACGAGGACGGCGCGACCATTCGCTCGAAAAACGGCTTCTTTCTCGCGATCCCGACGGCGGCCGCTGGCCGGTACGGCGATGGCGGCCGGAAGATCACGCCGGGCGGCTGGGAGCGGCGCACGGGGCAACGCCTGCGCTTCGTCTATCGGCGCCATGCGCCCTCGTTGCTCGTGGCCGACAACATGCGCGCGCGCACCGGCAAGCGCGGCGGGTTTGCCCGTGCGAGCGCCGCAGCCCTGCGCAGCGGACGCGGGCTGGTGACCGTGCCGATATTCATCCTGGCGCCCCAGGTCACCTTCCGGAAACGGCTCGACGTCGCGGGCGCCGCGCTCCGCTGGCAGGAGCGCCTGCCGGGTCTCGTCGTCCGCAGCTGGTTTTCCGGCGATGGAGGGAGCCGCTGA
- a CDS encoding phage tail tube protein, whose translation MPKVRAYGADATLKACREASYGVAPLTGYQSLDFKSTDLSSAQPLGDDPLLGRGRNAQDPYRGLITDEGQLDIPLDLRGTGFWLTGLFGDPVTTPASASGSIVFAVNPTAGDTITLNGTVWTFVSGPASGNETEIQATVTQTVDQLVADLNGSGDAEVSKCTYSRPASTQTLVIEFDTAGPSGNAFTLAASAATTSGPALTGGGYAHVWESGADDIPSYTIEIGHPKLVTPVFFRHLGTVMESLNFEMGQEGPANARLQLVAQGEEKFAATIDASPDAYSLRRFSQGRGFIRRGGSALAGVTGGSLTFSNNLERVRVIREDGKIEAADPTFASAEGSMSVRFDGATLVAEAANGDPVALEYGFTFPEGYALRFELPRVFLPKPKYAVSGPGGVEASFDWRAAFDDSEGTMLRAHLLNDVTSYT comes from the coding sequence ATGCCCAAGGTGCGCGCCTATGGCGCGGACGCCACCCTCAAGGCGTGCCGGGAGGCAAGCTACGGGGTCGCGCCACTCACCGGCTATCAAAGCCTCGATTTCAAATCGACCGATCTCTCCTCGGCCCAGCCGCTCGGGGATGACCCGCTGCTCGGACGCGGTCGCAACGCGCAGGATCCCTATCGCGGCCTCATCACCGACGAGGGCCAGCTCGACATTCCGCTCGACCTTCGTGGAACGGGCTTCTGGCTGACGGGCCTGTTCGGAGACCCGGTGACCACGCCCGCGAGCGCCAGCGGCTCGATCGTCTTCGCCGTCAATCCCACGGCGGGCGACACGATCACCTTGAACGGTACGGTCTGGACGTTCGTCTCGGGCCCGGCCTCGGGCAACGAGACGGAGATCCAGGCGACGGTGACGCAGACCGTCGATCAGCTGGTCGCCGACCTCAACGGCTCGGGCGATGCCGAGGTCTCGAAGTGCACCTATTCGCGGCCCGCGAGCACCCAGACGCTGGTCATCGAGTTCGACACCGCGGGCCCGTCGGGCAACGCCTTCACGCTCGCCGCATCGGCGGCGACGACATCGGGCCCGGCTCTGACCGGCGGCGGCTACGCCCATGTCTGGGAGAGCGGCGCCGACGACATCCCGAGCTACACGATCGAGATCGGCCACCCGAAGCTGGTGACCCCGGTCTTCTTCCGCCACCTCGGCACGGTGATGGAGAGCCTCAACTTCGAGATGGGCCAGGAAGGTCCGGCGAACGCCCGCCTGCAGCTCGTGGCGCAGGGCGAAGAGAAATTCGCCGCCACGATCGATGCGAGCCCGGATGCCTACTCGCTGCGCCGGTTCAGCCAGGGACGCGGCTTCATCCGGCGTGGCGGGTCGGCGCTCGCCGGCGTCACCGGCGGCAGCCTTACCTTCTCGAACAATCTGGAGCGGGTGCGGGTGATCCGCGAGGACGGCAAGATCGAGGCGGCCGATCCCACCTTCGCGTCCGCCGAGGGCTCGATGTCGGTGCGCTTCGACGGCGCCACGCTCGTGGCTGAGGCCGCCAATGGCGATCCTGTCGCTCTGGAATACGGCTTCACCTTCCCGGAAGGCTATGCGCTCCGCTTCGAGCTGCCGCGGGTCTTCCTGCCCAAGCCCAAATACGCCGTCTCCGGCCCCGGCGGGGTGGAGGCGAGCTTCGACTGGCGCGCCGCCTTCGACGACAGCGAAGGCACGATGCTGCGCGCCCATCTCCTGAACGACGTCACCAGCTACACGTGA
- a CDS encoding DUF7697 family protein, with protein sequence MTAALAVAEALGINPLVCAELLPEIEGTMVRGLNAQIRAEQQEAGSA encoded by the coding sequence ATGACCGCAGCGCTCGCGGTGGCCGAGGCTTTGGGGATCAACCCATTGGTCTGTGCGGAGCTCCTCCCCGAGATCGAGGGAACGATGGTGCGCGGCCTCAACGCCCAGATCAGAGCTGAACAGCAAGAGGCGGGGAGCGCGTGA